Part of the Quercus robur chromosome 5, dhQueRobu3.1, whole genome shotgun sequence genome, ActaattagttaattttttaaatatacatatacTCTTTTGAGAAGTTATAaatattcctttattttttacctagtatttctaaaagaaaactataaaaatttctacaatttcttGCCACAACTATGATGTGGCAAAGTGTGATCGGTGAATAAAAATAGTTGACTTATGTGTAAGTGATGATTAACCATTCATAgttatgacaaaaaaataatagaataattTGTAGTTCTAGAACTATTCATTCCAAAAAGTGCTAGTTACTTATTAGGTTGGTTTCTACATCTACGGCGATTAGCTAGCTAGGATCAAATTTAACTAAAGATGAAATAGGAAATgataatgtatagattgtagaaCCCTTCTTCTACATCTACATCTAGAACTAAAGCTATAAGCTAAGCATCATTATGTGAGTGATGCAATGGTGAGAGTGTGAGTCGTCACTCATGGTAAGGATTTCAGCTTTCTAACTTTGTATAAAGAACAACACCTACTTGTAGAATTGAATACAAATTCAAGTGTCGGTGTCGGTGGCCGCATTGTCGAGGGTGGTCCATTCAAGTCAATTACCTTGGCTCCATTCCAGCCACTTGGCAGTTGGTAACACTCCACTTTTATGCTAACTTGGTAATGCCGACAAATTATGTAATCTTTTATAATGTAGAAGTAGAACCCCTCATCACTAATAATAAAGAACCCCTTATGGCTTTAAGTAAACTAGTAGTAAATTATTAACATCTAAATTACATTAATTCCGTCTGCAATGTATGGGAGGAAGAGggaaaaaatatagtttgaatgaattgaaagatatatatatatatatatatatttctcattccattttattctatcttaagtattaattaacaaaaaaaaaaaaaatacttatttctTTAGTGAAATAGAGGCAAAAAGTCAATCTTACTCTTCTAtggagattaaaaaagaaaaagaaaaaagaagaggttaaaatgcaaaactacCCTCTATGTTTCactaaaactcatttaagtttttaactagctcaactggtaaagtctctaatggttgaataagagatctggggttcaatttccgcctacaccaaaaactgattggtgtcttggtttgatgataaatagcatcatcaggagcggacgccataggttgaaactctaaaaaaaaaactctactttagttctctaactttcaagtttaattaattaagacttctccatcaatttttgttatatgCTATggttaattttctaattttttaaattgaaaaaattcaattaataatattatatatatatatatatatatatacacactaaaAGTTGTGGTGTAGTGATAGCGGTTTTAGTCCAAATACCTATTGGAGACGGAGAAGAGGCGTCCGGCTCATTTTTGTTCACAAGCCAGAGGAAATGTGTCACTGTCAATGccattcctttctttctttttttttcttttttctttcttttttgtgttcttGGTGACCTCCCTTTTCATATGGTAGTGATGGGTTGAAACCTGATCTATAGTTATATAATGAAAATGATGTTTCTATATTCGTTTTGGCATCTTTCACATCATTCTTTGAAACACCATGAGAAAAAGAATCATACGAAGAAGATCAGAATTGTTAAAGGAATAGAGAGGTGGTATACTTTATTGTATGTATTTTATTGAATGTTTGCAATCTCTAAACGGAAGTCATCCATACTTATCACATAGAGAGGTGGTCTAGTGGAAAGAAGTCTTTGTGATCTATTACACATGTGAGTTTGAGAATTGTGGCAAGCCCCATTAGTACCCAAATGGTTTCACACCGTAATGCAATATGGAGGTTTAAATGGTGCGGAGGCAATAATCACACCTGcaaacctcttttttctttgagcAAAAATTCTTTCCTACTTGTGGAACTTACAATAGTAAACATGGAACTTACAATAGATTTGTAAACAagatattgtaaaaataatgcTTCTAAGTTCATAAATTCATAAGTAACATATAACGACATATTAATAATGATGAAATTTATAAAAGGGCAAATGATTAACTTTCAAAGATAACATGGGAAGTGAGATTATAACTAAAAAAGTACTAAATTTAAGGATCATCTTTGATTTCCAAGAGGTAATACAAACATGAAAAAATTTAGGTAAATTTCTTAAATcttatatttcttgttttccaattaaattcaatcatatagttgtataaatcaATAGAATATAGAATATGTTCTCTTTCAATCTATATATTCAATGGTCAAAATAGGTCACATGCTAAAATTAAATTGGGAATCCAAAATAAAACccctaaaaaattatatctaaattTATCCATACAAATAAAGAAGTcaggttaaaaaaaaagtgttttgaatttcattttgttcTAGTTGGAATTTTCCTTTCTAATTAGTTAATAGTTACGAATCACCTCCCTATTCTATCTTGTTCTAAATTCTGGCTCATTCTACTCCATTCTACATGTTTCAATTCATTTTACTAAATTCCACTCAGTAAGGTGAATTTCGACCagtatataaataaatcattatttattttatctaaactctttttttttttttaattacttctcACACATATggcattttattattattattattattattattattattattattattttactttaataatatgtttttcttgtatactttaatttttttttttgagaaacttgtaTACTTTAATTTGATATGGAATAATATTGCATATTTaggtatataaattttgtaatatatatatatatatatatgtaacttTAGTGATACTCTCGAAATAGTACGCTTAAATAGGTCAATACTAAATTATTCCGTTCCAACTGAAATGAGGTTTGAAACTGTTCAAAACATTACTCAATGCTAATTACTAAGTAAGACACCTACATTTAATAATAAGATGCCGAAAGCCAGGGGGCCAGCCATGATCCCTCTCTCCTCCaactctcatctctcatctctcatctctgCATCTATGTACATGTGTTATGTGTATGCCCTTGCCAGAGGAAGATGGCCATCAATGAGAACTGACAAGTTAACGTGTACTTGTCTCTTTAATAGTATAACAGGTATCTTCCATTTTAGGCTTCAGAAGCTTGAATAAGCTATGCAATTATATTAGCAATCATTAAAATAATGCAGTTAAAGGGCTACCCCACTTGGAAGTGAAAGAAAGGTACATTGGGGCTTTCGCTTTTGTTGTTTACTTGGTTTTTTACTGCCCAGCAAGAGGTGGTAAACATCAAGTCaagtgtatttttctttttttgggttggcCTATTATCAACCAAGTGTACTTATAGTAAGGACCAAGGGCAAAGAAGGATTTGGAGATGATGCTGTGAGCTTTTATATGAAATAGAATGAGGGATGCTACTGTTATAGattatttcataatatttttataaatttttaaagtggtaaattattttagttttcaaataaTCACTTACTACATttacaatttgtaaaaattttgtggttttaatatttttcatagaCTATTTTTGAAGCACTCATGCTTTagctttttctctcaaaaacaaattatagtACAACATATGTTTATGTTTGAGGCTATGTGGACTAGGGAGGAGGGTTGTAGGGAGGTAATTGAAACGGCCTGGGATCCGTTGAATGCTAACCCGGATGTGCAGATTAGGGATATGATTAAAAGTTGTCAAGCTCACTTGCAGAATTGGAATCGGAAGGTGTTCGGCAATGTGAATAAGAATCTGAAGCAGAAGCAAAGTCGCTTACAGCATCTGGAGGCTTTAAACTTACTGCATGAGTCAGCTGAAGAAATTCAAGTCTTAAAAAAGGAGATAAATGAGATAATGATCCGGGAAGAAATGATGTGGAATCAGAGGTCAAGGGCGTTATGGGTTAAGTGTGGGGATcgaaacacaaaattttttcatgCAACGACTAGTAATAGACGACGGAAAAATAGAATTGATGGCCTGTATGACCAGGGAGGTAGATGGAGTGAGGATAGTGAAGAGGTGGAAGGTATAATCCTGAATTACTTCAAAGATATATATAGTACAAGCTTCCCAGTTGACTTCAGGGCTAGCCTTGGGGCTGTAGACAGAAAGGTTTTAGATACAATGAATGAAGATTTGTTATCGAATTTCAGAGTAGAGGAGATTCAGCAGGCTTTAAAGCAGATGCATCCCACCAAGTCTCCGGGTCCGGATGGTATGTCTTCTATTTTCCTTCAAAAATATTGGGATATTGTTGGTCCTCATGTGGTAGATTGTGTACTCAATATTCTTAGAACAGGTGTTATTCCAAATGGTTTAAATGACACTTATATTTGCCTAATCCCAAAAGTAAACTGCTCCCAAAAGATGACGGAGTTTCGACCCATAAGCCTTtgtaatgttatatataaacTTGTGTCAAAAGTTTTGGCTAACAGGTTGAAGACTGTTCTTCCGGATGTTATTTGTGATGCTCAAAGCGCCTTTGTACTGGGAAGGCAGATCACAGATAACGTCTTGGTAGCCTTCGAAGTCATGCATTGTATAAATCAGAggagaaaagggaaaaagggtTTGATGGCAATAAAACTCGACATGAGTAAGGCGTATGATCGAGTAGAATGGGCTTATTTGGAGGCAATGATGTGCAAATTGGGTTTCCATCAGAGGTGGATAGACTTGATGATGATGTGTGTGACCACAGTTTCGTACTCTGTACTTATAAATGGTGAGCCAAAGGGGAGGATTGTTCCAACACGCGGGCTTAGGCAAGGGGATCCGATTTCTCCGTACCTTTTCCTTTTGTGTGCAGAGGGTCTCTCGGCCATGCTTAGAAATGTTGAACATGGGGAAATTCCTAGAGGTATAGTGGTGTGTAGGCAAGCTCCCTTGGTCTCCCATTTACTTTTTGCTGATGACTGTATTGTGTTTGGCGAAGCCTTAAAGGAGGAAGGGCTTAGACTTTTAAAAATTCTAGAGGTGTATGAAAGGGAGTCGGGGCAAAAGCTAAATAGAGAGAagacttctctctttttcagcaAAAACACAAGTGTAGAGGTTAAAGAAGAAGTGAAAGATATGTTTGGGGCACAAATCATCCACCAACATGAACGTTACTTGGGTTTGCCCACTTTGGTGGggagaggaaagaagaaagCTTTTCACCGCATCTTAGATCAGGTGGGCTGAAAAATTGCGAGATGGAAGGGAAAGTTGTTGTCACTGGCTGGTCGGGAAATCCTTATTAAGGCCGTAGCCCAAGCCACCCCAATGTATACGATGAATTGTTTTAAACTCCCAGACTCCTTGTGCAATGATTTGAACACGAAGATGAGAaacttttggtggggtcaaCGTGATAAGGAAAAGAAGATGGCTTGGTTAGCTTGGGAAAAGATGTGCACTTCGAAGTCGGAAAAGGACCTTAAAGCTTTTAATTTAGCTTTGCTTGCAAAACAGGGTTAGAGGATTTCCCAAGACTTAGATTCCTTAGCCCATCGAGTTCTTAAAGCTAAATACTTCCTGGATTCAAACTTTTTGGAGGCTCAATTGGGAAAAAACCCCTCTTACACTTGGAGAAGTTTGGTGGCTGCAAGGGGGGTCCTTAAACGTGGTTTGAGATGGAATATTGGAAATGGGCGGAAAGCGAAGATATGGACAGATAGATGGATCCCAACTCCTAATTCGTTCATGGTTGTTAGCCCTCGTCcacaaaatgatgaaaatgagCTTGTGGCGACTCTTATTGACCATGACTTGGGAAGGTGGAAGACAAGTGTGGTGAAAAACAGCTTCTTACCACATGAAGCAGAGACCATTTTGAGCATCCCAATCAACCAAAATCTGCCTGACGATACTTTGGTTTGGGCATGGACCAAGAAAGGTAATTTCACAGTTAAAAGTGCCTACCATGTAGCACACGGGTGGCTAGTGGAAGAAAAGGGTTCTGGGGCAGGGGGTGAGGAATCAAATTTGAATAGGAAAAAGGAGTTTTGGAAGACTATTTGGGGATTAAAGTGCCCAAGTAAAGTCAAACACTTCCTATGGAGGGCCTGTAAGAATATCCTTCCTACCAATCACTGCCTTTGGCTCCGAAAGGTATCTAAAGAAGATGGGTGTGGGCTGTGTGGATTGGTTGAATCATCATGTCATGCCTTGTGGGATTGCTGGATGGCAGAAGCAGTTTGGAAGGAGGCTAAGGTGTCTTTGCAAAGGGGCTGCCTTCCTCACCGGGACTTCATTGATGTGGTTTGGAAGTTTTGGGAAAATCGAAGGGATGGAGAACTAGAGCGACTAGCGTGTATAGCGTGGTGCATATGGAAGAATCGGAATGCAGCAAAATTTGAAGGAAGATGTAAAGAAGCGAGAAGAATTGTGTTTGAAGCCAACACTCTTGTGGAGGAATTTTGTCAGCTTGTGGTTCCAAAACAACCTACCCAGCCGAGAATAGGAAGATGGATGCCACCGCAAGAAGAATGGTATAAGGTAAATGTTGATGGGGCGGTCTTTAAAGAGTTAGGCTGTTGTGGAATTGGGATAGTAATTAGAAATGAAAGGGGTGAATTAATGGGTGCGATGAGTAGGAAATTGGATATACTGCTAGGAGCTTTGGAGGTGGAAGCAAAGGCCTTTGAAGAAGGATTGCATTTTGCGGAGGACCTTGGGCTGAAGCAAGTTGTGCTGGAAGGAGATGCGAAAGGTGTGACAGATGCGCTAATGGGTAGTAGCTCCCCTCCTATCTCTATTCAGATGATCATTGAAGGTATTAAGAGGCAGAAGTATAACGCCCTAGTGTGGAAAGTAAACCATGTGAGCAGAAAATACAACATGGCAGCTCACTTATTAGCTAGAAATGCTCTGTTTGTATCTGACAGTGTTGTTTGGGTTGAGGAAATCCCACCCTTTATTGAacttcaagtttcaaaagatgTATTTGGCTTGGACTTTAGTCCAGTTTAATGAAAGTTTGTTGAAGTTTggacatcaaaaaaaaaaaaaagggtttccaTAAATAGAATTAtaccattcatttatttttggttaacaAGAATTATACTATTCATGTGTTTATATATCTATGATTTGCCTGTctcttatataatataattcacAAATGGGTATAGTTTAGTCAAAAtcgattaccaaaaaaaaagaaaaaaatagtttagTCAAAATCCATCATGGTTAGGTTGAACTGTGGCGttcttagagcatctccaacggAAGAGGGATAGGCAAAATATAGAGAGTACAACACCCAATTCTCTACTGTTCATGCTCTAACAGCCTCtcttaaactcaaatttttttttgctaatgaacagtagctcatcaagttTGATGAGCTattgttcattcttcaaatctttttttctattataataatcaaggtgttgaataaaaaaatattggaagatgtgtagttgttaaaaaaataataaatgaagaaataatatttaaatgagatagagaatgagatagagagtctgttggaaagtgtatttgaaaaagtgggtaggCAAAAGGTAAAATATACTGTTCACTCTCCAAACAAGCAAAAATTTGCCTAGATTGCAGGAGATGCTCTTACCTCCAAATCCCAttctaagagcatctccagcaaaatcagcaaatttttgtactgtttggagaataaacagtgacttttacctttatctaccaactttttcaaatatactttccaacagactctctatctcattctctatcttatttaaatattatttcttcattcattatttattatttttttaacaattacatatcttccaacatttttttattcaacacctaattattataatagaaaaaaatgatttgaagaatgaacagtagctcatcagacttgatgagctactgttcattagcaaaaaaaaattgaggtatAGAGAGGCTGTTGGAGCCCCTTTTTTTGGTCTCACTCTCTATTATAGAGAGTATTTTGATTTTAGTTACaccattggagatgctctaagtaAATATATATGTTCAGGTTTTGTTAGGTGAATAAAGTCAATAGACCACGCATTTAATCCTTGTATTATTCTAAGTAAATACAATTTTGGTCCTTGTACTGTTTGTTACCTTTTCAATTTCATCCTTACACATTCAATTGTGTTAATTTCatccttttaacttttaaaatcaAGCTTCTTCAATTCAACTATTAGTTGTGTCATTGTGTTAATTTCGTCCATCAACTTTTAAAATCAAGTCCAATTAATTCATTCATcgactttaaaaataaaaccaattttcTTCTTAGAAGTTGAATTAAGTAAGAATAAAATTGACTTTAGAAATCGATACAATTGATtgttgagaaacaaaataacacaactAAATGAATATGGATGAAATTAAAATTGTCCCATTATTAGTTTCATACCTCTTAGAGTTGGTGATGGGTGCTACTTATACAACCCAAAGATTGAATCATTGCATCCTAGGGATTCAATCTCACCCAATCTTTTCCTTAAATTAAGCACCCTCTACCTATTAAGGGTTTGGTTGCAACTAGTTATAAATTTGGAGGTGACAAGAAGATATACAAATCTTCTCTTCTATATGGAGTTTTGACTTTGGCCCACGAGCGTGGATTCCATTcttatgtgagaggagagatATATATACATTGGATGCATGATTACATTTTCCCATTTGGTTCCTTGGCCAATGATGTTTTACCAATCTGAGCTGCTACATCAGTTTCGTCAAAGTTGAttatcaacaaaatatatactttatatCTATGgcaattattgaaattttttttttcttttaaattttatctttcatGGCAGGTATCTTCTGATGTGAATAATATTACTGGACAAAAGGATACAAAAAAGTAATTGCCAAATTTGTTAAACCAATCAATTAGTTGTAAAGCCTATACTAATTAGGAAAAGACAGGTGTGTGGATACGAAGAAAAagttatcaataattttataaatcttGATCTCCACTAGTCCTATTGAATCACAACAATCAAATTCGTGTACTATTTTGGTTGAGGAAgtgaatttaattttcaaatttatgaggaaaaaaaaatactcaatgCATAAAACTCTTATTTCTATGGAATTTGAAATAGATGGTTGGAAAACAGACTTACCACTAATTTTTTAAGAGATTGAATTGGGAAATTTATTCTTCagccaaaattttgaaagtagCATTAACTCTTGTTTTCCTAAGCAAATTTAGAGAATGAGAAAAGTAATGCAATGAAACCAGCAGAATTCAATTCTTATGAGTTTGCTTTTTAAGCAAATTCCACTAGGATTGTCAGAGATCTTGATCCAGCAGTTAAGACCGCATCAGTAGGCCTTGGATTGAGCCCCCTACTTTACTTAATTTCAGCACACAAATAAGTTTCGTGGATCATAACTGCTTTGAGTATTTTCTGTAAGCTCTAGCACAAGTATTTCCAACTTTCAACACAAGATAAGGTGAAAATATTTGAGTCTGTTGAGCAGTAAATGCTGCATAGCTTAAAAGTGTTAAAAAGGTCAAGagcatcaaaataaaaaaaccctatTACAATTGGATAAATATATACGTCTTATGTCACACTTTAATAATTAATAGCAAATTTATTCCTGTATGGCTTATTTAAGCAACACCTCGTGAACCAAAGCAAAGCCAAGTGACCTTTAGTGAGAATAGAGAGATGTCTTCCAAAGCTCTCTTCCTCTTATTAGCTTTCTTGTCCTTCTCAGCCGTGTCTCTCAGGCATGCTTTGGCTGACAATGAGCAAGACCCAGGTCTTGTAATGAACTTTTACAAGGATACATGCCCTCAGGCTGAAGACATTATCAAAGAGCAAGTCAAGCTTCTCTACAAGCGCCACAAGAACACTGCTTTCTCATGGCTCAGGAACATCTTCCATGACTGTGCTGTTCAGGTAAAGCTCTcatctttgtttttaatttgtgtGGAATGTTTGCTAGATATTGACAAAAGCATTTCTTTGGTTGGTTTGTGAACTAGTCATGTGATGCCTCACTATTACTGGACTCCACAAGAAGGACTTTGTCTGAGAAGGAGACAGACAGGAGCTTTGGGCTAAGGAACTTCAGGTACCTTGATACCATCAAAGAAGCTGTGGAGAGGGAGTGCCCTGGAGTAGTTTCATGTGCAGATATCCTTGTGTTGTCTGCTAGAGATGGCATTGTTTCAGTAACTTCCTTGGAACCTCtcaattctcttttttctttttcaatatcaCTTTCAGTCATTTGGTTTTATAGAGTTTTATTAACTACCTTCTTTGTTATGCATGCAAATGTGAATATGTTCTTGATCTTAACTGTTCATTTGCATACTGGATCAGTGGATCCACACCCAATTTATGCATAAATTGAATTTTCTGGATTCTAAAAAGTACCATTCCTTAACATGGATTTTACTGTTCTGATTCTCAAACTGCATGCAGTTCTAAGTTTGTTGCTatgatgtttttgtttgtggtgCCTTTCCCTTTATGGCTAAAAAAATCAGGTTGGTTACAACAGATCTGCTTATTGTACCATAAAGCTAGTAGCCTAGTACTATTCTAGAATGTCAGTGTTAAACTGTATATAACATTTGTACAGCTTGGAGGCCCTCATATCCCTCTCAAGACTGGAAGAAGAGATGGTAGGAAGAGCAGAGCAGATGTAGTTGAGCAATACCTCCCAGACCACAATGAGAGCATCTCTGTAGTCCTTGAGAGGTTTTCTGCCATGGGTGTTGATACCCCTGGTTTGGTTGCTTTGCTAGGTACATACAATGCCCTCACATCTCCATCATGCTCATATTATGTATAGAAATGTATATACATAATGTGTATGTCATATTACTAATTACCCTCTAACTTAGCTATTCATTTCTGTCTAATCTACATTATTTAATACTACCAAAATGACACctttttgaaaagtgaaaaatccATTCATTTTTGTCTAATTTACATCATTTAATACTACCAAAATGACAcctttttgaaaagtaaaaaatattaaaactaaaGGCGAGATtagattgaaagaaaaaattgatacaaattaaagttaaaaggattgaaatgaaaaaaaaaaaaaaaaaaaaaaaaaactgaattgaaaattgaaaatagctAGAACGACTAAATTGAAATAGATTAAAGTTTaagaactgaaatgaaaaaaacgtTCGTTAAAGGACTTAATTGCAAAATGAAAACAGGTTGAGGCTAGAGAGGCTAATTTGTAATTTAGACTAGCAACATGTTTTAGATGGATTTGCATAGGTAAGACAATtattcagaaatttttttcctaacaaAATATCACCATGCATTTTTGGTAtaacaaatttgtttttgtataaTTTGGTCTTGTTGCATCTACAGGAGCTCACAGTGTTGGAAGAACTCACTGTGTAAAGCTAGTACACCGTTTGTACCCAGAAGTTGACCCTGCACTCAACCCTGACCATGTTGAGCACATGCTCTACAAGTGCCCTGACGCAATCCCAGACCCCAAGGCTGTTCAATATGTGAGAAATGACCGTGGCACACCAATGGTTCTAGACAACAATTATTACAGGAACATATTGGATAACAAGGGCTTGTTGATAGTGGACCACCAACTAGCAACAGACAAGAGGA contains:
- the LOC126727101 gene encoding peroxidase 42 produces the protein MSSKALFLLLAFLSFSAVSLRHALADNEQDPGLVMNFYKDTCPQAEDIIKEQVKLLYKRHKNTAFSWLRNIFHDCAVQSCDASLLLDSTRRTLSEKETDRSFGLRNFRYLDTIKEAVERECPGVVSCADILVLSARDGIVSLGGPHIPLKTGRRDGRKSRADVVEQYLPDHNESISVVLERFSAMGVDTPGLVALLGAHSVGRTHCVKLVHRLYPEVDPALNPDHVEHMLYKCPDAIPDPKAVQYVRNDRGTPMVLDNNYYRNILDNKGLLIVDHQLATDKRTKPYVKKMAKSQAYFFKEFAKAITKLSENNPLTGTKGEIRKQCNVANKHH